A genomic segment from Paratractidigestivibacter faecalis encodes:
- a CDS encoding IspD/TarI family cytidylyltransferase, producing the protein MSNYVVLTAGGIGSRMANEIPKQFINVNDKPVIVYTMEAFQSHPSIDGIVVSCLSGWDLILRAYAKEFGITKLKAIVPGGETGQQSIFNALTKLKEFALDDDMVIIHDGNRAYVSPDIISNAISVAESKGNAIACIHALR; encoded by the coding sequence ATGTCAAATTATGTGGTTCTAACTGCTGGTGGTATAGGTTCTCGTATGGCAAACGAAATCCCTAAGCAGTTTATTAATGTTAACGATAAGCCAGTCATTGTCTACACAATGGAGGCATTTCAGAGTCATCCGAGCATCGACGGAATTGTTGTTTCTTGCCTCAGCGGATGGGATTTAATTCTTCGGGCTTATGCAAAAGAGTTCGGTATTACCAAGCTGAAAGCCATTGTCCCCGGTGGGGAGACAGGGCAACAGTCAATTTTCAATGCGCTCACTAAATTGAAAGAGTTTGCTTTGGATGACGACATGGTAATTATCCATGATGGTAATCGTGCATACGTCTCCCCTGACATCATCTCTAATGCCATTAGCGTTGCCGAATCGAAGGGAAATGCAATTGCATGCATCCATGCGTTGAGGTAA